The sequence CTCCCAACGTTTCATGATTATCTCGTTTGAACTTATAATTCATACATTGCAATAATCTATGTTCTTGAATCAAGCATGCATACATACATTGCCATCTATTTTTCTAAAAAGTGTGTTTTCTATGTTCTTCCATCGCGTTTCAGGCTCAAGATTTTCGAACGCAAGGAACCAAGATGAGGAGGAAAATGTGGATTCACAACATGAAGATAAAACTGATCGTGTTTGGTATTATCTTAGCATTAATTCTGATCATCATTTTGACCGTTTGCCACGGCTTCAAATGTTTTTAGTAGATGTTAGCCTATTTTGCCAAATATTTTGCCTAGAATATCCTGTTCTTTAAGCCTGCAGTAAGTAGAATCTGATGTATAGATCATGCAAGTGCTTTGCAGAAGGTAAACAGTTTAAAACTTCGGATTATTTTTTGTGTATACTTCACATTTTAAGAGAATATTTCACGCCAATACGTGTTAATATATTCTTGAGTTCGTTCATAATAATTTCATTTGATTGATGATTAGCTAAACGCATCCGATTTATAGTTTGATTCGCGAAAAATTTTTTACATTTATATTTCGtgtaacaaaatatttttttcttaagcCCAAGCACCTGTATCTTTCTCTATGACTGCGTGTTCATTGTTAAAATTATCTTTCAAAATTAATCCATCAACAAAATCATATAGATTATAAGATTTCATCATAATTATCATATGATGcatatatatttgattattttgattatgCAAATGCAAAATAAACATGTGATTTGAATACTTGAATATAGTAAATgaatcatatataatataaatcttGAGAAATTTCGGAATCTGTTTTCTGTGTAAGCTATCTTTAAGATCTGTGATGTTGTCAATGTCCACTGAAAATAGATGAGCTTCAGCTCAAAACTCGTGAAAATGAAGCTCAACACAACTAAGCGGAACATGTCTTGAGCCGAGCCCGGTTCAACGGTAGTGTTTTTGAACGTTTAAAAACAATAGTAATCTGAAAGCGAAAATCGGAACACCTATGTTTATCCACAATCTCGAAATATCGTCAAGCTTGTGAGAAAATTGCATTCTTCTTTCGCTTATGGATTCGATATTCTTTCGTGCGTGTacaaaaaaataagataaaagtTGTATCAGATTCTATTGCATTTTGCATATTCTACAAAAGAGTGTTTCTGGAAATACTACGAAACGAATGACAATGTAAGAATACATCGGATAGATCAAAATGTAAGCTCACCATGTGCTGCAGCATCATTATTCCCCTGAGGTGGGCTAATGATAATCCAAAGCAAAGAAACTGTAATAGAAATAAGCCCTGCCCAAACATATATAATAGTGGGCAATCTCCCTTTTCTCCCCATTAGTCCCTTTGCAAATGGATACATATGAGCCAGAACCCAGAAGCTAAAGAATGCACCTCCGAAGAGCTTGCTCCATTGCGGGATCACACTGTATATAGTTCGTGCAGCGCCGATAACGAGGGCGACTATATTGACAATAATGATAGCTAGTGGCATTATGAAGAGTCCGGTCCATTTCACAATATAAAGATCTGCGTAAATGTCGTCTTCGTCTTCACCTGCGGATTTTGAGGTCAAAGTGAATGAGATTTCGATCCCGGCTATGACTTTTAGGAGCCCTTGTAACACTGCCACTAGATGTGCGCTCGAGCCCCCTATGACCCAAAATTGCTCGTTCCGCCACCATTCCTCAAGGCCAATGCCGGACCATTTTACTTCGAGGAGGGAAATGAGCATTAGTGCCAAGGTTATGATCAAGAGGTAGACGAGGAACGAGATGTCGAGTGATTGGACAATGAACTGTCCAGAGAAGAGGGAAAGGGCAGGGAGGAAGCAATAGACGACTAGGAAAATGGACGTGAATGGGTAGATACCAACGTTTAGGTATGCAATACGTTGTAAAAACTTGAGGCGCGTGGTTGCTAATAGGGCGTTGTTTCGTGAAAAGAAGATCTCGACTGATCCTGTGGCCCATCTGAGCACTTGGTGGAGACGATCAGTGAGATTGATGGGCGCTGTCCCTCGAAAGGCGTCTCGTTTCGTTATGCAGTAAACTGAACGCCACCCACGGTTGTGCATTCGGTAGCCTGTAACTACATCTTCTGTCACTGATCCATATATCCAACCTATTCTGTCTCCCCATTCCGTCTTGTCTTCATACCTGTCATTGAAGATAATGAAATGAGTATAGGTACATTGTAATAATAATGCACAAAAAAAAGGGTGAGCCACAAATATACCAACAAGAAATGACAGCGATTGCTTCAGCGACGGTAGGGGCATCGAGAGGGGGGCGTGGAACAAGTAATGCACCGGGAGGCCTACCGTTCTTGACCGAGATATGATCAGCAAGTGGTCGTCCTTGAAACTCAGCAACAGGTATAGAATCAGTGAAAATGGTGGAGTTCCCGAACTTTTTCGGTAAGTTCAGGTCAGGATGCTCATTTAGCGGCTCCTCTTCTTCTGATTGAGGCTGGATTTTCTTGGCGGGGGCCTTGTTTTGTCCAATAATGCCTGTATAATCATTTGCCCTCGGTGGATGAAAACCGTACAACGCATACCGCCTAAACATGCATCCTGTTCCCACATACACCGGACCTTGGAGTCCATCCAAGGCTCTCATATTTCCTGCTTTTTCAGGTAAACAACCATTCGAGAATCAAGCAAACAGATCCAAGTCTATTGATGTAATACAAAAATCACAATTAAGTTCACTTTTTCTTACCGTCGAAAAAGACAGTGTTATGATTAGCATATCTGTCTGAGGGATCTATTCCCTCGAATCTTTGTGGGAACTGGATGTAGCAAATACGGTCACCCCCTCTATCCATCATATAACACATGCCTTCCCGGATAGCCATAGAGTTATAGATATAGTGATCACAATCCAAGTTTAAAATGAATGGTCCATTGGATAATATTGCTGATGCTCTCACCAGTGCATTCATGGCTCCAGCTTTCTTGTTATGATCGTAACACTGCCGTTTTTCGCGTGAAACATAGGCAAACATGGGAAGCCGGATGTCAATACCTGTAAAGTCCAATTTCCCTTCATCGGGACCTCCTATTACTGGATCGTTTTCGGGTACCTTGCTCATAACCTATACGCAAACAGGCtaagaattcaagaaaaagtattttcaaaaaaatcttGACATAAGCTCCTACTGTTATCTTGAACATATATAAGTTTAATGCAATTTCtgactttttttcttttcgGAATTCAAGTGAAATTTTATCGTAAAATTATTCATTTGTAATGTTGTTGATACCTGCAAAATACCAGCATGGTCTCCCTTTGAGTGATCAATCACGGGCTTGTGCCAGGTTCCGGGCCAATGCGTTCCATCTGCCATCCATGTAGCCTTGGTGACCTCGATTTTCTCGTTAGGGGGCAAAACACCATTGTTTTTGTCTCTGATGAGTTTTTTTTCCCTCGTTTCCTCGTTTTTGTTATACGTTTCACACCTTTTGCGTATAACTTCAGGCAAACCATTAATCCTGACCTTAAACTCATCATACTCCCTCTTGATCCAACGCCGATCCTTTACAAAATCAGGACGTTTCTTATTTTTTGTCGGGTCCGTTTTCTGGTTGAAGTAACTATCTGGATTCCTTGGCTCTATATTGTGTTTCCGACAAAATGGCACCCACACCTGTTGATCAAGACATCTCAGTGAATAGTTTACTCAATAtcatatgataaatttatttaaaattatttatcagcAACATTTACAAAAGAAATAAAGGTTATTATCTAATTCATCAATACATAaactatcaaatttcatattgtACTCGATGAGTCTTGATATAACTCTCAGATACTAATGATACCTCTGCAAATTTGACAGCCTCGGCCATGGCCTCAAATGTGAGAATCGCCCCACCATCAT comes from Primulina huaijiensis isolate GDHJ02 chromosome 2, ASM1229523v2, whole genome shotgun sequence and encodes:
- the LOC140963731 gene encoding cellulose synthase-like protein D1; its protein translation is MATSSGPRRQSSSVGGSAERPPVKFARRTSSGRVVSLSRDDELDVPGDYATQNDYINYTVMMPPTPDNQPAASSSANAFGDKPDGPTSFNAPPSRFRTDSQHVRTGSQGGNEDGGGNMSGKLDRRMSVMKNNNKSMLLRSQTQDFDHNRWLFETKGKYGIGNAFWQQDEDSFDHDTGMSMQDFMDKPWKPLTRKIKVPAGVLSPYRLLIVFRMIALALFLSWRVRNPNEDAMWLWGMSIVCEIWFAFSWLLDILPKFNPINRAADLVALKDKFESPSPANPNGRSDLPGVDVFISTADPEKEPPLVTANTILSILAVEYPVEKLCIYLSDDGGAILTFEAMAEAVKFAEVWVPFCRKHNIEPRNPDSYFNQKTDPTKNKKRPDFVKDRRWIKREYDEFKVRINGLPEVIRKRCETYNKNEETREKKLIRDKNNGVLPPNEKIEVTKATWMADGTHWPGTWHKPVIDHSKGDHAGILQVMSKVPENDPVIGGPDEGKLDFTGIDIRLPMFAYVSREKRQCYDHNKKAGAMNALVRASAILSNGPFILNLDCDHYIYNSMAIREGMCYMMDRGGDRICYIQFPQRFEGIDPSDRYANHNTVFFDGNMRALDGLQGPVYVGTGCMFRRYALYGFHPPRANDYTGIIGQNKAPAKKIQPQSEEEEPLNEHPDLNLPKKFGNSTIFTDSIPVAEFQGRPLADHISVKNGRPPGALLVPRPPLDAPTVAEAIAVISCWYEDKTEWGDRIGWIYGSVTEDVVTGYRMHNRGWRSVYCITKRDAFRGTAPINLTDRLHQVLRWATGSVEIFFSRNNALLATTRLKFLQRIAYLNVGIYPFTSIFLVVYCFLPALSLFSGQFIVQSLDISFLVYLLIITLALMLISLLEVKWSGIGLEEWWRNEQFWVIGGSSAHLVAVLQGLLKVIAGIEISFTLTSKSAGEDEDDIYADLYIVKWTGLFIMPLAIIIVNIVALVIGAARTIYSVIPQWSKLFGGAFFSFWVLAHMYPFAKGLMGRKGRLPTIIYVWAGLISITVSLLWIIISPPQGNNDAAAHGELTF